In Thermococcus thioreducens, a genomic segment contains:
- a CDS encoding 4Fe-4S dicluster domain-containing protein produces MVNKMMFVLLKQLVKKPATNPFPVKHAPANVTALIEKVQKGEVQINPPVPVPEDFRGKLVYTPERCIGCRLCIMVCPANAMEWIPELKKIRHYVSRCMFCALCVDVCPGKKFPGEEKAVKALRMSEEFLIADYDKYSDNLIEEPPEARELFKKEVKEAAESEG; encoded by the coding sequence ATGGTCAACAAGATGATGTTTGTCCTCCTCAAGCAGCTCGTCAAAAAGCCGGCCACGAATCCGTTCCCGGTCAAACACGCTCCCGCTAACGTCACGGCCCTCATAGAGAAGGTGCAGAAAGGTGAAGTCCAGATAAACCCGCCGGTTCCGGTTCCCGAGGACTTCAGGGGCAAGCTGGTCTATACCCCCGAGAGGTGCATAGGCTGCAGGCTGTGCATAATGGTCTGTCCCGCCAATGCCATGGAGTGGATCCCAGAGCTTAAGAAGATACGGCACTACGTCTCGCGCTGTATGTTCTGCGCCCTCTGCGTCGATGTCTGCCCGGGCAAGAAGTTTCCCGGCGAGGAGAAGGCCGTTAAGGCGCTCAGGATGAGCGAGGAGTTCCTCATAGCCGACTACGACAAGTACAGCGACAACCTCATCGAGGAGCCGCCAGAGGCAAGGGAGCTCTTCAAAAAAGAAGTGAAGGAGGCAGCGGAGTCAGAAGGCTAG
- a CDS encoding ferritin-like domain-containing protein translates to MVDLEGMAFIEGLPLRELLAYWISLEGDKALLYERLSEKAKGMGIEGAVCDMFKLLSQEARRHERKLRNLYTKKFGTEVPSVSGPSLEELSEIKNLEDENDVFAVLKCALELEEVAERVYSILAEKADGESMRAIFSYLGSTERLHERAVESLIRDYDYRNGVRKRGMEA, encoded by the coding sequence ATGGTCGATCTCGAAGGCATGGCCTTCATTGAGGGGCTTCCCCTTAGGGAGCTCCTCGCCTACTGGATATCCCTTGAAGGGGACAAGGCCCTTCTCTACGAGAGGCTGTCCGAGAAGGCGAAGGGCATGGGGATTGAGGGTGCCGTCTGCGACATGTTCAAGCTCCTCTCACAGGAGGCGAGGCGGCACGAAAGGAAGCTCAGGAACCTCTACACGAAGAAGTTTGGAACGGAAGTCCCTTCGGTCAGCGGCCCCTCCCTGGAGGAACTCTCCGAAATAAAAAATCTTGAGGACGAAAACGACGTTTTTGCAGTTCTTAAATGTGCCCTTGAGCTGGAGGAGGTGGCTGAGAGGGTTTATTCGATCCTGGCGGAGAAGGCGGACGGGGAGTCCATGAGGGCTATTTTCTCCTACCTGGGCTCGACGGAGAGGCTCCACGAAAGGGCGGTGGAATCCCTCATCAGGGATTACGACTACAGAAACGGGGTAAGAAAAAGGGGGATGGAGGCTTAG
- a CDS encoding RNA-guided endonuclease InsQ/TnpB family protein, whose translation MPSETIKLTAKFKLKETPEGLDELFQTYREIVNFLITHAFENNVTSFYRLKKETYKGLRKEYLELPSHYLYTACQMATSIYKSYRKMKRKGKAKGRPVFRKDVIMLDDHLFKLDLEKRVIKLSIPKGRIQLEFYPAKYHEKFKRWKVGQAWLVRTSKGVFLNVVFSKDGEVREPTTFVGVDLNENNVTLSLPNGEFVQIITHEREIRTGYFVKRQKIQQKIRAGRKREELLEKYGEREKNTLNDLYHKLANKIVELAEKYGGLALEDLTEIRDSIRYSAEINGRLHRWSFRKLQSIIEYKAKLKGVRVVFVNPAYTSSLCPVCGEKLSPNGHRVLKCKCGFEADRDVVGSWNIRLRALKMWGVTVPPESRPMKMGGWKVSRNEAYALYTSYG comes from the coding sequence ATGCCGAGTGAAACAATCAAACTCACGGCAAAATTCAAGCTCAAGGAAACTCCCGAAGGATTAGATGAGCTTTTCCAAACTTACCGGGAAATTGTGAACTTTCTCATCACTCACGCTTTTGAGAACAATGTAACGAGCTTTTACCGGTTGAAGAAGGAAACGTACAAGGGATTACGCAAGGAGTATCTAGAACTCCCGAGTCATTACCTTTACACGGCCTGCCAGATGGCCACATCAATTTACAAGAGTTATCGGAAGATGAAGCGGAAGGGTAAAGCTAAAGGAAGACCTGTTTTTAGGAAGGACGTCATAATGCTGGACGACCATCTATTCAAACTCGACCTTGAGAAGAGAGTGATAAAGCTCTCCATTCCCAAAGGCCGAATTCAGTTGGAGTTTTATCCCGCAAAGTATCACGAGAAGTTCAAGAGGTGGAAGGTTGGGCAAGCTTGGCTTGTTAGAACGTCCAAGGGAGTTTTTCTAAACGTCGTTTTCTCGAAAGATGGTGAGGTTAGAGAACCAACAACTTTTGTCGGCGTGGACTTGAACGAGAACAATGTCACTCTCTCCCTTCCTAACGGGGAATTCGTTCAGATCATCACCCACGAGAGGGAGATTAGGACTGGCTACTTTGTAAAGAGGCAGAAAATCCAGCAGAAAATTCGGGCTGGAAGGAAGAGGGAAGAACTCCTCGAAAAATACGGCGAGAGGGAGAAGAACACGCTTAACGACTTGTATCATAAACTTGCGAATAAAATCGTCGAGCTGGCGGAAAAATACGGTGGCCTCGCCTTGGAGGATTTAACGGAAATCAGGGACTCAATTAGGTATTCTGCCGAAATAAATGGTCGTCTTCACCGCTGGAGTTTTAGGAAGCTTCAGAGCATTATCGAATACAAGGCGAAATTAAAGGGCGTTAGGGTTGTTTTCGTTAATCCCGCTTACACTTCCTCCCTGTGCCCGGTATGTGGGGAGAAACTAAGCCCGAATGGGCACAGGGTTTTGAAATGCAAGTGTGGGTTTGAGGCTGACAGGGATGTGGTCGGCTCTTGGAATATTCGTTTGAGGGCCTTGAAGATGTGGGGAGTCACCGTTCCCCCCGAAAGCCGGCCGATGAAGATGGGAGGGTGGAAGGTCAGCCGTAACGAGGCTTACGCACTTTACACAAGTTACGGCTGA